A region of Lycium barbarum isolate Lr01 chromosome 3, ASM1917538v2, whole genome shotgun sequence DNA encodes the following proteins:
- the LOC132634160 gene encoding cysteine protease inhibitor 8-like, with the protein MKSIFSFLLLTTFSLVPFVAFSSTFTSDDPIVLPTTTEDDINVLPEVLDMDGQPLKTGEPYTILNTLFGGGSVALVNIGNTRCPNAIVQKGELEKGTPLTFFTKKSRPTPFDVVHEMNDIDIMFTVATSSCINETVWKVGNPDRFVVTGGTLGNNFFKIVKAETKPGSYHLRYCLGATFLCLNVGLTRNNRLALNNQPIPFGFVKHQKTDA; encoded by the coding sequence ATGAAGTCCATTTTCAGCTTCCTCTTGCTTACTACTTTCTCTTTGGTTCCCTTTGTGGCCTTTTCATCAACTTTCACTTCCGACGATCCCATTGTCCTGCCCACTACTACTGAGGACGACATTAATGTTCTTCCTGAAGTGCTTGACATGGACGGCCAACCACTCAAGACCGGTGAGCCGTACACTATTCTCAATACTCTTTTTGGCGGCGGAAGTGTAGCCTTAGTCAATATTGGAAACACCAGATGCCCAAACGCCATCGTCCAGAAAGGCGAATTAGAAAAAGGCACGCCTTTGACATTTTTTACTAAGAAGTCGCGCCCGACACCTTTTGATGTCGTCCATGAAATGAATGACATTGATATCATGTTCACAGTTGCAACTTCAAGCTGTATTAACGAAACTGTTTGGAAAGTTGGTAATCCCGATAGGTTTGTGGTAACTGGTGGTACCCTAGGAAACAATTTTTTCAAGATTGTGAAAGCGGAGACTAAACCAGGTTCTTACCACTTAAGGTATTGTCTTGGTGCTACGTTTCTGTGTCTCAATGTGGGCTTGACCCGTAATAATCGTCTGGCTCTCAATAACCAGCCTATTCCATTTGGCTTCGTTAAGCACCAGAAGACTGATGCATAG
- the LOC132634161 gene encoding serine protease inhibitor 5-like has protein sequence MTKCLFLLSLCLLPFVVFSSTFTSENPINLPTATSAKLVVDVSGKALDPRASYRILSICRGALGGDVYLGPSPKSTSPYNCLDDVFRYNSDVGPSVTPVEFIKSDHTGPGIFENQDINIKFFTTTTRLCLNYTTWKVGDCDVSLGARLLKTGGTIGQQDSSWFKIVKATQGPGGYNLLYCPGTFVCPSCPVDQCQTVGQVIKNGKRRLALVKDQPLGVLFRKV, from the coding sequence ATGACGAAGTGCTTATTCCTCTTATCTCTCTGTTTGCTTCCCTTTGTAGTCTTTTCATCAACTTTCACTTCGGAAAATCCCATTAACTTACCCACAGCTACTTCTGCTAAGTTAGTGGTAGACGTGAGCGGTAAAGCACTTGATCCTCGTGCAAGTTACCGTATCCTTTCCATTTGTAGGGGAGCCTTAGGTGGTGATGTGTACCTAGGCCCCTCCCCAAAATCAACTTCCCCTTATAATTGTCTAGACGACGTGTTTCGTTACAACTCCGATGTCGGACCTAGTGTTACACCCGTTGAATTCATTAAGTCTGATCATACCGGACCAGGTAtctttgaaaaccaagacattaacaTCAAATTTTTCACTACAACTACGAGACTGTGTCTTAATTATACAACTTGGAAAGTCGGGGACTGCGATGTATCTCTAGGGGCGAGATTGTTGAAGACTGGTGGAACCATAGGCCAACAAGATAGTAGCTGGTTCAAGATAGTGAAAGCAACACAAGGGCCAGGGGGTTACAACTTACTCTACTGTCCAGGCACCTTTGTTTGTCCATCCTGCCCTGTTGATCAATGCCAAACAGTGGGCCAAGTTATCAAAAATGGAAAGAGACGTTTGGCTCTCGTGAAAGACCAGCCTCTTGGTGTGCTATTCCGCAAAGTCTAG
- the LOC132632424 gene encoding serine protease inhibitor 5-like: MIKCLFLLSLCLIPFVAFSSTFTSENPIDLPTATSDNALPVIFLVRDVNGEALKVGASYRIVSIGRGAAGGDVYLGPSPNSTATCLDGVFRYNSDVGPSGTPVRFIKYGRSGPGIHETEDINIQFDIATSRLCVDHTIWKVGDYDASLGARLLETGGTLGQQDSSWFTIVKAPQLGYNLLYCPGPFTCPSCPVDECQTVGVVSQNGKRRLALVKDQPLGVQFRKV; encoded by the coding sequence ATGATTAAGTGCTTATTCCTCTTATCTTTGTGTTTGATTCCCTTTGTGGCCTTTTCATCGACTTTTACTTCCGAAAATCCCATTGACTTACCCACTGCTACTTCTGATAATGCTCTCCCTGTGATATTTTTAGTACGAGACGTGAACGGTGAAGCACTTAAAGTTGGTGCAAGTTACCGTATTGTTTCCATTGGTCGGGGAGCAGCAGGTGGTGATGTATACCTAGGCCCCTCCCCTAATTCAACTGCCACTTGTCTTGATGGCGTGTTTCGTTACAACTCCGATGTTGGACCCAGTGGGACACCTGTTAGATTCATTAAGTATGGTCGTTCTGGACCTGGTATCCATGAAACTGAGGATATTAACATTCAATTCGACATTGCAACTTCGAGACTGTGTGTTGATCATACAATTTGGAAAGTCGGGGACTACGATGCATCTCTAGGGGCAAGATTGTTGGAGACTGGTGGAACCTTAGGCCAACAAGATAGCAGCTGGTTCACGATAGTGAAAGCACCACAATTGGGTTACAACTTATTGTATTGTCCGGGTCCCTTTACTTGTCCATCCTGCCCTGTTGATGAGTGTCAAACAGTGGGTGTGGTTTCCCAAAATGGAAAGAGGCGTTTGGCTCTAGTGAAAGACCAGCCTCTTGGTGTGCAATTCAGAAAAGTCTAG